The Methylobacterium currus genome contains a region encoding:
- a CDS encoding DNA polymerase III subunit gamma/tau: MDETSGTPSIDEPGLPGFSAAESPQPARQPAPAYRVLARKYRPKDFDDLIGQGAMVRTLANAFEAGRIPQAWMLTGVRGVGKTTTARILARGLNYALPEDPNAGPTIRLPRLGLHCAAIMESRHIDVLEMDAASHTGIDDVRQIIDGIRYSPVSARYKVYIVDEVHMLSEKAFNAFLKTLEEPPPHAKFVFATTEIRKVPVTILSRCQRFDLRRVEAGALIAHLQKICDAEGVAAEAEALAAIARAAEGSVRDSLSLLDQAIAHGAGHVTAETVRDMLGLADRARVVDLFEAAMRGDVPATFAELRAQHESGADPAVVLSDLAEFTHLVTRLKLAPDSARSDTSLSEVERVRGGDFADRLSVRALSRAWQILLKAIPEVQAATRPLAAAEMALVRLIYAADLPTPDEALRQIREGGSVGLPARAPAAVQPVAPVAQAAPTLREIPASAPVALRGPAAAAAAPALARSLPEVPPAEAAPRPAPPPAATPRPTLVQPAPAPKLAAKAESGPRLRRFEDVVALADERRDIGLKMALERDVHLVRFEDGRIEFRLAEGGRATLGTDLARALEAWTGRRWVVALSQETGEQTLDARARAAVESRHQGAASHPLVQAVLKNFPGAQIVDVRDKTLEPPALDEAPPDSDDPDL, encoded by the coding sequence ATGGACGAGACCTCCGGCACGCCCTCGATCGACGAGCCGGGTCTCCCCGGGTTCAGCGCGGCCGAGAGCCCGCAACCTGCCCGGCAGCCGGCCCCCGCCTACCGGGTCCTGGCGCGCAAGTACCGTCCCAAGGATTTCGACGACCTGATCGGCCAGGGCGCCATGGTGCGCACCCTGGCGAACGCCTTCGAGGCCGGCCGCATCCCGCAGGCCTGGATGCTCACCGGCGTGCGCGGCGTCGGCAAGACCACCACCGCCCGCATCCTCGCCCGCGGCCTGAACTACGCCCTGCCCGAGGACCCGAATGCCGGGCCGACGATCCGGCTGCCCCGGCTCGGCCTGCACTGCGCCGCCATCATGGAATCCCGGCACATCGACGTGCTGGAGATGGACGCCGCCTCGCATACCGGCATCGACGACGTCCGCCAGATCATCGACGGCATCCGGTACTCGCCGGTCTCGGCGCGCTACAAGGTCTACATCGTCGACGAGGTCCACATGCTGTCCGAGAAGGCGTTCAACGCCTTCCTGAAGACGCTGGAGGAGCCGCCGCCGCACGCGAAGTTCGTCTTCGCCACCACCGAGATCCGCAAGGTTCCGGTCACCATCCTGTCGCGCTGCCAGCGCTTCGACCTGCGCCGCGTCGAGGCGGGCGCGCTGATCGCGCATCTCCAGAAGATCTGCGACGCCGAGGGTGTCGCGGCCGAGGCCGAGGCGCTCGCCGCGATCGCCCGCGCCGCCGAGGGCTCGGTGCGCGACTCGCTCTCGCTCCTCGACCAGGCGATCGCCCACGGCGCCGGCCACGTCACCGCCGAGACGGTGCGCGACATGCTCGGGCTGGCCGACCGGGCCCGGGTCGTCGACCTGTTCGAGGCGGCGATGCGCGGCGACGTGCCCGCCACCTTCGCGGAATTGCGGGCGCAGCACGAATCCGGGGCCGACCCGGCCGTGGTGCTCTCCGACCTCGCCGAGTTCACTCACCTCGTCACCCGCCTCAAGCTCGCCCCCGATTCGGCCCGCTCCGACACCTCGCTGAGCGAGGTCGAGCGGGTGCGCGGCGGCGATTTCGCCGACCGGCTCTCGGTGCGGGCCCTCTCCCGCGCCTGGCAGATCCTGCTCAAGGCGATCCCCGAGGTGCAGGCGGCGACCCGGCCGCTGGCGGCGGCCGAGATGGCGCTGGTGCGCCTGATCTACGCCGCCGACCTGCCGACGCCGGACGAGGCCCTGCGCCAGATCCGGGAGGGCGGCAGCGTCGGCCTCCCGGCTCGGGCGCCGGCGGCCGTTCAACCCGTTGCGCCGGTGGCGCAGGCGGCGCCGACATTACGCGAGATCCCGGCTTCCGCGCCCGTCGCCCTGCGCGGGCCGGCGGCCGCCGCGGCGGCGCCGGCCCTGGCGCGCAGCCTGCCGGAGGTGCCCCCGGCCGAGGCGGCGCCCCGCCCCGCGCCGCCTCCCGCAGCGACGCCGCGCCCGACGCTGGTCCAGCCCGCCCCGGCTCCCAAACTCGCCGCCAAGGCGGAATCCGGCCCGCGGCTGCGCCGGTTCGAGGACGTGGTGGCGCTCGCTGACGAGCGCCGCGACATCGGCCTGAAGATGGCGCTGGAGCGGGACGTGCACCTCGTCCGCTTCGAGGACGGCCGGATCGAGTTCCGTCTCGCCGAGGGCGGACGCGCGACGCTCGGTACCGACCTTGCCCGCGCCCTGGAGGCCTGGACCGGCCGGCGCTGGGTAGTGGCCCTGTCGCAGGAGACCGGCGAGCAGACGCTCGACGCCCGGGCCAGGGCCGCGGTCGAAAGCCGCCACCAGGGCGCGGCGAGTCATCCGCTGGTCCAGGCGGTGCTGAAGAACTTCCCGGGCGCCCAGATCGTCGACGTGCGCGACAAGACGCTGGAGCCCCCGGCCCTCGACGAGGCGCCGCCGGATTCCGACGATCCGGATCTGTAA
- the fmt gene encoding methionyl-tRNA formyltransferase — protein sequence MPLKVVFMGTPDFAVPTLAEIVGGGHEVVAVYTRAPAPAGRGMSLRPSPVQALAEKFGLPVLTPKTLRTEEAAETFRGHGADVAVVVAYGMILPPAILDAPALGCLNLHASLLPRWRGAAPIQRAVMAGDEETGVAVMRMEPGLDTGPLGMVERVAITPDMTAGELHDRLMPLGADLMARALGALERGNLQFRTQSPEGVVYAHKITNEEARLDWSQAAKTLHDRVRGLSPFPGAYVTADLGRGPERVKVLRARLASGSGEPGTLLDAAGTVAAGEGALRLVTVQPAGKGAMAFEDFARGRRLEPGARLA from the coding sequence ATGCCCCTCAAGGTCGTGTTCATGGGCACCCCAGATTTTGCGGTGCCGACCCTCGCCGAGATCGTCGGCGGCGGCCACGAGGTGGTGGCGGTCTATACCCGCGCGCCGGCCCCGGCCGGCCGCGGCATGTCCTTACGCCCCTCGCCGGTCCAGGCCCTGGCGGAGAAGTTCGGGCTGCCCGTCCTGACGCCCAAGACCCTGCGCACCGAGGAAGCGGCCGAGACCTTTCGGGGTCACGGCGCCGACGTCGCCGTGGTGGTGGCCTACGGCATGATCCTGCCCCCGGCGATCCTCGACGCGCCGGCTCTCGGGTGCCTCAACCTGCACGCCTCGCTGCTGCCGCGCTGGCGCGGCGCGGCGCCGATCCAGCGCGCCGTGATGGCGGGCGACGAGGAGACCGGCGTCGCGGTGATGCGGATGGAGCCCGGGCTCGATACCGGCCCGCTCGGCATGGTCGAGCGGGTGGCGATCACCCCCGACATGACGGCCGGCGAATTGCACGACCGGCTGATGCCGCTCGGCGCCGACCTGATGGCGCGGGCGCTGGGCGCGCTCGAGCGCGGCAACCTGCAATTCCGGACGCAGAGCCCGGAGGGCGTCGTCTACGCCCACAAGATCACCAACGAGGAGGCGCGGCTCGACTGGTCGCAAGCCGCCAAGACCCTCCACGACCGGGTGCGCGGCCTGTCGCCCTTCCCGGGCGCCTATGTCACGGCCGATCTCGGCCGCGGGCCGGAGCGGGTGAAGGTGCTGCGGGCGCGCCTCGCCTCCGGGTCGGGAGAGCCCGGCACGCTGCTGGACGCCGCCGGCACGGTCGCGGCCGGCGAGGGCGCGTTGCGCCTCGTCACCGTGCAGCCCGCCGGCAAGGGCGCGATGGCGTTCGAGGATTTCGCCCGCGGCCGGCGGCTCGAGCCCGGCGCCCGCCTCGCCTGA
- a CDS encoding HesA/MoeB/ThiF family protein, producing MTALSPDEIERYARHIVLREVGGPGQVRLKAARVLVIGAGGLGAPLIQYLAAAGIGTIGIVDDDTVSLSNLQRQVIHGTPDIGRPKVESATEAVARLNPNVRVETHAIRLTPENAEALIAAYDLVADGSDNFSTRYAVSDACYRARRPLVTAALGQFDGSLTTIRAHETGPDGRPNPTYRCLFPSPPPAGSVPTCAEAGVLGALAGLMGSLMALEVIRAVAGFGEPLVGRLLMVDARSLRFETLSYAWDPGNPLSGTDH from the coding sequence ATGACCGCGCTCAGCCCCGACGAGATCGAACGCTACGCCCGCCACATCGTGCTGCGGGAGGTCGGCGGCCCCGGCCAGGTCCGCCTCAAGGCGGCGCGGGTGCTGGTGATCGGCGCCGGCGGCCTCGGCGCGCCGCTGATCCAGTACCTGGCGGCGGCCGGGATCGGCACGATCGGCATCGTCGACGACGATACGGTCTCGCTCTCGAACCTGCAGCGCCAGGTGATCCACGGCACACCGGATATCGGCCGGCCGAAGGTCGAGAGCGCGACGGAGGCCGTCGCCCGGCTCAACCCGAATGTCCGGGTCGAGACCCACGCCATCCGGCTCACCCCCGAGAATGCCGAGGCGCTGATCGCCGCATACGACCTCGTCGCCGACGGCTCGGACAACTTTTCGACCCGCTACGCCGTCTCGGATGCGTGCTACCGCGCCCGCCGGCCGCTGGTGACCGCGGCGCTGGGTCAGTTCGACGGATCGCTCACCACGATCCGGGCCCACGAGACCGGGCCGGACGGCCGGCCCAACCCGACCTATCGCTGCCTCTTCCCGAGCCCGCCGCCGGCCGGCTCGGTGCCCACCTGCGCCGAGGCCGGGGTGCTCGGCGCGCTGGCCGGCCTGATGGGCTCGCTGATGGCGCTGGAAGTCATCCGCGCCGTAGCGGGCTTCGGCGAGCCCCTGGTCGGCCGCCTGCTGATGGTCGATGCCCGGTCCCTGCGCTTCGAGACGCTGTCCTATGCCTGGGACCCGGGCAACCCGTTGAGCGGGACGGACCATTGA
- the def gene encoding peptide deformylase: protein MSIRPLVILPDARLREISAPVGTITGEVRKLAADMLETMYDAPGVGLAGIQIGEPVRIVTIDTSKEKDERKPLVLLDPEIVWTSDETRPYEEGCLSIPDYYAEVIRPDRVRVRFRTLDGETVEQEADGLLATCLQHEIDHLNGVLFIDHLSKLKRDRVMKKFAKAAKREAA, encoded by the coding sequence ATGAGCATCCGTCCCCTCGTCATCCTGCCGGACGCGCGCTTGCGCGAGATCTCGGCGCCGGTCGGCACGATCACCGGCGAGGTGCGGAAGCTCGCGGCCGACATGCTGGAGACGATGTACGACGCTCCCGGCGTCGGCCTCGCCGGCATCCAGATCGGCGAGCCAGTGCGCATCGTGACCATCGACACGTCCAAGGAGAAGGACGAGCGCAAGCCCCTCGTGCTCCTCGATCCGGAGATCGTCTGGACCTCGGACGAGACCCGGCCCTACGAGGAGGGCTGCCTGTCGATCCCCGATTACTACGCCGAGGTGATCCGCCCCGACCGGGTGCGGGTGCGGTTCCGCACCCTCGACGGCGAGACCGTGGAACAGGAGGCCGACGGGCTCCTGGCCACCTGCCTCCAGCACGAGATCGACCACCTCAACGGCGTGCTCTTCATCGACCATCTGTCCAAGCTCAAGCGCGACCGGGTGATGAAGAAGTTCGCCAAGGCGGCCAAGCGCGAAGCCGCGTAG
- the truA gene encoding tRNA pseudouridine(38-40) synthase TruA → MPRYKLVVEYDGTAFAGWQRQAADRSVQQALEEAIARFVGGPVRVHCAGRTDAGVHATHQVVHLDLDKPWRTDTVRDAANAHLRPEPVAVISAAEVGPDFDARHSAIKRHYRYRILNRRSPPALTRGFVWHVPWALDAGLMHEAAQLMLGRHDFSAFRAAECQANSPVRTLDRLDVRREGEEIVAITAARSFLHHQVRGMVGTLMLAGGGRLTPQGVRDVLDSRDRTRCGPLAPSGGLTLIGVDYPAEFG, encoded by the coding sequence ATGCCGCGCTACAAGCTCGTCGTCGAGTATGACGGCACCGCCTTCGCCGGCTGGCAGCGGCAGGCCGCCGACCGCTCGGTGCAGCAGGCGCTGGAGGAGGCGATCGCCCGCTTCGTCGGCGGCCCGGTGCGGGTCCATTGCGCCGGACGCACCGATGCCGGCGTGCACGCCACGCACCAGGTCGTCCATCTCGACCTCGACAAGCCGTGGCGCACCGACACGGTGCGCGACGCCGCCAACGCCCATCTGCGGCCCGAGCCGGTGGCGGTGATCTCGGCCGCCGAGGTCGGGCCGGATTTCGACGCCCGCCACTCGGCGATCAAGCGCCACTACCGCTACCGTATCCTCAACCGCCGCAGCCCGCCGGCGCTGACCCGCGGCTTCGTCTGGCACGTGCCCTGGGCGCTCGATGCCGGGCTGATGCACGAGGCGGCGCAGCTGATGCTCGGCCGGCACGATTTCTCCGCCTTCCGGGCGGCGGAGTGCCAGGCCAACAGCCCTGTGCGCACCCTCGACCGGCTCGACGTGAGACGGGAGGGCGAGGAGATCGTGGCGATCACCGCCGCGCGCTCGTTCCTGCATCACCAGGTCCGTGGCATGGTCGGCACCCTGATGCTCGCCGGCGGCGGCCGGCTCACCCCGCAGGGCGTGCGCGACGTGCTCGATTCCCGCGACCGCACCCGCTGCGGGCCGCTGGCCCCCTCCGGCGGGCTGACGCTGATCGGGGTGGATTATCCGGCCGAGTTCGGGTGA
- the dapE gene encoding succinyl-diaminopimelate desuccinylase yields MTDSHSPLALAQGLIRCPSVTPHEGGALAYLAGILAAAGFAVERPVFSEAGTPDIENLYARIGEGPCLLLAGHTDVVPPGDPSAWRHDPFAGTVEGGALFGRGAVDMKGGIACMLAAVLAFLRQRGPDFGGAIAFLITGDEEGPAVNGTVKLLDWAQARGERFSHCLLGEPTNPDALGEMIKIGRRGSLTATLTVHGVQGHVAYPHRAENPIPGLLRLAQGLLASPLDAGTAHFDASNLEFTTMDVGNPATNVIPAEARATFNVRFNDLWTPETLAAELERRLEAAAGNAVRYTLDVRPTNSVAFLTVPDAFVEQVADAIEAETGRRPALSTTGGTSDARFIKDACPVIEFGLVGQTMHQVDERVAVSDLDRLTAIYRRVLEAYFPDAAASPRQA; encoded by the coding sequence GTGACCGACTCGCATTCCCCCCTCGCCCTGGCTCAGGGGCTGATCCGCTGCCCCTCGGTGACGCCGCACGAGGGCGGGGCGCTCGCCTACCTCGCGGGGATCCTCGCCGCGGCCGGCTTCGCGGTCGAGCGCCCGGTCTTCTCGGAAGCAGGCACGCCGGACATCGAGAATCTCTATGCCCGCATCGGCGAGGGGCCGTGCCTGCTGTTGGCCGGCCACACCGACGTGGTGCCGCCGGGCGATCCGTCAGCCTGGCGCCACGACCCCTTCGCCGGCACGGTCGAGGGCGGGGCGCTGTTCGGGCGCGGCGCCGTCGACATGAAGGGCGGCATCGCCTGCATGCTGGCGGCGGTCCTGGCCTTCCTCAGGCAGCGCGGGCCGGATTTCGGCGGCGCGATCGCGTTCCTGATCACCGGCGACGAGGAGGGGCCGGCGGTGAACGGCACCGTCAAGCTCCTCGACTGGGCCCAGGCGCGGGGCGAGCGCTTCAGCCACTGCCTGCTCGGCGAGCCGACCAATCCCGACGCCTTGGGCGAGATGATCAAGATCGGCCGGCGCGGCTCGCTCACCGCGACCCTGACCGTGCACGGCGTGCAGGGCCACGTCGCCTATCCGCACCGGGCCGAGAACCCGATCCCCGGCCTCCTGCGCCTCGCGCAGGGGCTGCTCGCGAGCCCGCTCGATGCCGGCACGGCGCATTTCGACGCCTCGAACCTCGAATTCACCACGATGGATGTCGGCAATCCGGCGACCAACGTGATCCCGGCCGAGGCGCGGGCGACGTTCAACGTCCGCTTTAACGACCTCTGGACGCCCGAGACCCTGGCCGCCGAGCTGGAACGGCGCCTGGAGGCGGCGGCCGGCAACGCGGTGCGCTACACGCTCGACGTCCGCCCGACCAACTCCGTCGCCTTCCTGACCGTGCCCGACGCCTTCGTGGAGCAGGTGGCCGACGCCATCGAGGCCGAGACCGGCCGCCGGCCCGCCCTCTCGACCACCGGCGGCACCTCGGATGCCCGCTTCATCAAGGATGCTTGCCCGGTCATCGAGTTCGGCCTCGTCGGGCAGACGATGCACCAGGTCGACGAGCGGGTGGCGGTCTCGGATCTCGACCGGCTGACGGCGATCTACCGGCGGGTGCTGGAGGCTTATTTTCCTGATGCTGCCGCGTCGCCGCGTCAGGCTTGA
- a CDS encoding alpha/beta fold hydrolase, with the protein MRLPLFAAVLVLSAKAVSAAPSYGPELEGFDYPYPVKRHAFASQGQDLSMAFMDVTPERPNGRTVVLLHGKNFCAATWGDTAGVLARAGYRVLALDQVGFCKSTKPVGYQFSFQQLATNTHGLLAALGIGQATIVGHSMGGMLAARYALMFPGSVERLVMVDPLGLEDWQAKGVPYQTIDAAYAAERKTSAASIKAYQLKFYYDGQWKPEYDRWVDMQAGLCAGPGAERVAWNQAQTSDMVFTQPVVHELDRLRVPTVLMVGDKDRTAPGANRAAPDLAATLGRYDKLGPEVAARIEGARLVTFEGLGHSPQVEAPDRFHEALLRELAVR; encoded by the coding sequence ATGCGCCTCCCGCTCTTCGCCGCCGTCCTCGTCCTCTCTGCCAAGGCGGTGTCCGCCGCCCCCTCCTACGGGCCCGAGCTCGAGGGCTTCGACTATCCCTACCCGGTCAAGCGCCACGCCTTCGCGTCGCAGGGTCAGGACCTGTCGATGGCCTTCATGGACGTGACCCCCGAGCGCCCGAACGGCCGTACGGTGGTGCTGCTCCACGGCAAGAACTTCTGCGCCGCGACCTGGGGCGACACCGCCGGCGTGCTGGCGCGGGCGGGCTACCGGGTGCTCGCCCTCGACCAGGTCGGGTTCTGCAAGTCGACGAAGCCCGTCGGCTACCAGTTCAGCTTCCAGCAACTCGCCACCAACACCCACGGCCTTCTCGCCGCCCTCGGAATCGGACAGGCCACCATCGTCGGGCACTCGATGGGCGGCATGCTGGCGGCCCGCTACGCCCTGATGTTCCCCGGTTCCGTCGAGCGGCTGGTGATGGTCGATCCTCTCGGGCTCGAGGATTGGCAAGCCAAGGGCGTGCCCTACCAGACCATCGACGCGGCCTATGCCGCCGAGCGCAAGACGAGCGCGGCCAGCATCAAGGCCTACCAGCTCAAGTTCTACTATGATGGCCAGTGGAAGCCCGAGTATGATCGATGGGTCGACATGCAGGCCGGGCTCTGTGCCGGTCCCGGCGCCGAGCGCGTGGCCTGGAACCAGGCCCAGACCTCGGACATGGTGTTCACCCAGCCGGTGGTGCACGAACTCGACCGCCTGCGCGTGCCGACCGTGCTGATGGTCGGCGACAAGGACCGCACGGCTCCGGGCGCCAACCGCGCCGCGCCGGACCTCGCCGCGACGCTCGGGCGCTACGACAAGCTCGGGCCCGAGGTGGCGGCGCGGATCGAGGGGGCGCGGCTGGTGACGTTCGAGGGATTGGGCCACTCGCCGCAGGTCGAGGCGCCGGACCGGTTTCATGAAGCGCTGCTGAGGGAGCTGGCGGTGCGGTGA
- a CDS encoding YbaB/EbfC family nucleoid-associated protein yields the protein MDIMGLMKQAQAMQKKMADLQSELDAVQVSGASGGGSVTVTMTAKGNVKGLTLDASLLVPDEKEILEDLIVAALNDAKAKAERAAEERMQELTKGLPLPPGMKLPF from the coding sequence ATGGACATCATGGGACTGATGAAGCAGGCCCAGGCCATGCAGAAGAAGATGGCCGACCTTCAGTCCGAGCTCGACGCCGTCCAGGTCTCGGGCGCGTCCGGCGGCGGCTCCGTCACGGTGACGATGACCGCGAAGGGCAACGTGAAGGGCCTCACCCTGGATGCCTCGCTGCTGGTGCCGGACGAGAAGGAGATCCTGGAGGACCTGATCGTCGCGGCGCTCAATGACGCCAAGGCCAAGGCCGAGCGGGCCGCGGAGGAGCGGATGCAGGAGCTGACCAAGGGCCTGCCGCTACCCCCGGGCATGAAGTTGCCGTTCTAG
- the recR gene encoding recombination mediator RecR, with amino-acid sequence MPQAVAGPEIERLIQLLARMPGLGPRSARRAALQLIKKRETLLAPLADAMRVAADRIVVCHECGNVDTQDPCTICRDQSRDPSMLVVVEDVSDLWALERSGAVTARYHVLGGVLSALDGVRPENLNLSRLVERVSAPEMREVILALNATVDGQTTAHYVTELLTHLPIKVTRLAHGVPVGGELDYLDEGTLSAAIRQRTAF; translated from the coding sequence ATGCCCCAGGCCGTCGCGGGTCCGGAGATCGAGCGGCTGATCCAGCTCCTGGCCCGCATGCCCGGCCTCGGGCCGCGCTCGGCCCGCCGGGCCGCGCTCCAGCTCATCAAGAAGCGCGAGACGCTGCTGGCGCCGCTCGCCGACGCCATGCGGGTCGCCGCCGACCGGATCGTGGTCTGCCACGAATGCGGCAACGTCGACACGCAGGATCCCTGCACGATCTGCCGCGACCAGAGCCGAGACCCCTCGATGCTGGTGGTGGTCGAGGACGTCTCGGACCTCTGGGCGCTGGAGCGCTCGGGCGCCGTGACGGCGCGCTACCACGTGCTCGGCGGCGTGCTCTCGGCCCTCGACGGGGTGCGGCCGGAGAACCTGAACCTCAGCCGCCTGGTCGAGCGGGTGAGCGCGCCCGAGATGCGCGAGGTGATCCTGGCACTCAACGCCACGGTCGACGGCCAGACCACCGCCCATTACGTCACCGAGCTCCTGACCCACCTGCCGATCAAGGTGACGCGGCTCGCCCACGGCGTGCCGGTCGGCGGCGAGCTCGACTACCTCGACGAGGGCACGCTGTCGGCGGCGATCCGCCAGCGCACCGCGTTCTAG
- a CDS encoding RtcB family protein codes for MIDGATLIAWGFQPGRWFKQGIATANAMRAAGESDDAILARLRNLAPVEIPMRATGLPYGLFLDAGTPAERANADAVAAHMDALMRVPTIKAGAVMPDACPSGSQIGTIPVGGAVACENAIHPGFHSSDICCSVAVTIFKRDDDPSRVLDAVQRVTHFGPGGRADAIRPVFEGTEAFSDNPFLKDLETVALKHFGSQGDGNHFAYVGRLKSTGQIALVTHHGSRGLGAQLYKRGMTAARRHTAIVAPEVPAHNAWIEADGREGRDYWRALQVVRSWTKANHAIIHAMVREEIGNPVDDAFWNEHNFVFQRDDGLFYHGKGATPSWSGYAADDDGRTLIPLNMSEPILIVAHRDREGSLGFAPHGAGRNASRSRHLRENGDALAAELAALQASGLDIRSYCGIPDHSELPSAYKDAASVRAQIAKYDLAQVVDEIEPCGSIMAGDWERDAPWRKGR; via the coding sequence GTGATCGATGGAGCGACCCTGATCGCGTGGGGCTTCCAGCCCGGGCGCTGGTTCAAGCAGGGCATCGCGACCGCCAACGCCATGCGTGCCGCAGGCGAGAGCGACGACGCGATCCTCGCCCGCCTGCGGAATCTCGCGCCGGTCGAGATCCCGATGCGGGCGACCGGCCTGCCCTACGGCCTGTTCCTCGATGCCGGGACGCCGGCCGAGCGGGCGAATGCCGACGCCGTCGCGGCGCATATGGACGCGCTGATGCGGGTGCCGACGATCAAGGCCGGGGCCGTGATGCCGGATGCCTGCCCGTCGGGATCGCAGATCGGCACGATCCCGGTCGGCGGCGCGGTGGCGTGCGAAAACGCCATCCATCCCGGCTTCCACTCGTCGGACATCTGCTGCTCGGTCGCCGTCACGATCTTCAAGCGCGACGACGATCCGTCGCGGGTGCTCGACGCCGTGCAGCGGGTGACGCATTTCGGGCCCGGCGGCCGCGCCGACGCGATCCGCCCCGTCTTCGAGGGTACGGAGGCTTTCTCGGACAACCCATTCCTGAAGGACCTCGAGACCGTCGCGCTCAAGCATTTCGGCAGCCAGGGCGACGGCAACCACTTCGCCTATGTCGGGCGGCTCAAGTCGACGGGACAGATCGCCCTCGTCACGCATCACGGCTCGCGCGGCCTCGGCGCGCAGCTCTACAAGCGCGGCATGACGGCGGCGAGGCGCCATACCGCGATCGTGGCGCCGGAGGTGCCGGCGCACAATGCCTGGATCGAGGCCGATGGCCGGGAGGGCCGGGATTACTGGCGGGCGCTGCAGGTCGTGCGGAGCTGGACCAAGGCCAACCACGCGATCATCCACGCGATGGTGCGCGAGGAGATCGGCAATCCTGTCGATGACGCGTTCTGGAACGAGCACAACTTCGTGTTCCAGCGCGACGACGGGCTGTTCTACCACGGCAAGGGCGCGACGCCGTCGTGGTCGGGCTATGCGGCGGACGACGACGGCCGGACCCTGATCCCGCTCAACATGAGCGAGCCGATCCTCATCGTCGCGCATCGCGACCGTGAGGGATCGCTCGGCTTCGCCCCGCACGGCGCCGGCCGCAACGCTTCGCGCAGCCGGCACCTGCGGGAGAACGGCGACGCGCTCGCCGCTGAACTCGCGGCGTTGCAGGCAAGCGGCCTCGACATCCGGTCCTATTGCGGCATCCCCGACCACTCTGAGCTGCCCTCGGCCTACAAGGACGCCGCCTCGGTGCGGGCCCAGATCGCGAAGTACGACCTGGCGCAGGTCGTGGACGAGATCGAGCCGTGCGGGTCGATCATGGCCGGCGACTGGGAGCGCGATGCGCCGTGGCGGAAGGGCCGGTGA
- a CDS encoding NUDIX domain-containing protein: protein MTDRTNPWVTLSRERRYEDRYLGLDLDQLRHESGREHPHVALRFKVFGVAVLPVDSAGRVGLIGQYRYVLDRFTWELPRGSGPVADDALATARRELAEETGDEAESWLELLRLDASPGISSERVPGFVAWNLRRGPAHPDPQESLRIRRLPFAEAVSEALSGAITDGPSVALLLCLAERARRGDLPEDLLELLKG, encoded by the coding sequence ATGACCGACCGCACCAATCCCTGGGTGACGCTCTCCCGCGAGCGCCGCTACGAGGACCGCTACCTTGGCCTCGACCTCGACCAGTTGCGGCACGAATCCGGCCGCGAGCATCCCCACGTCGCCCTGCGCTTCAAGGTGTTCGGCGTCGCGGTGCTGCCGGTCGATTCCGCCGGCCGGGTCGGCTTGATCGGCCAGTACCGCTACGTGCTCGACCGCTTCACCTGGGAGCTGCCCCGCGGCTCCGGCCCGGTCGCCGACGACGCGCTCGCCACCGCCCGGCGCGAACTGGCGGAGGAGACCGGCGACGAGGCGGAATCCTGGCTCGAATTGCTGCGCCTCGACGCCTCGCCGGGCATTTCGAGCGAGCGGGTGCCGGGCTTCGTCGCCTGGAACCTGCGCCGCGGCCCGGCCCATCCGGACCCGCAGGAGAGCCTGCGCATACGCCGCCTGCCCTTCGCCGAGGCGGTGAGCGAGGCCCTGTCGGGTGCGATCACCGACGGGCCGAGCGTGGCTCTGCTCCTGTGCCTGGCCGAGCGGGCCCGGCGGGGGGACCTGCCGGAGGATTTGCTGGAGTTGCTGAAGGGGTAG